CCGCTACATGCACTCAAAACGGTTGAGAATGAGAGCAATAATGTCAGTGCTAACCTGCCGATCTTCTTTTTCATGCGAGTATCCCCTTTACTCTAATTTGTAGATACAAACGATATAATTGTTTTATTACATTATTACTGTATCTATAGGGGATTATATAAGGCTAACCACCTCTTGTCAACGCTTTCAAACATATTTAATGTAATTATTAAATAAAAAAAGACCTTAGTTACATAATATCTGCAACCAAGGTCTTTCTTCCTCATCTCATTCTAATGAATGGCATAATGTACAGTCATCTTGATATTTTGGTCATAATCTCCAAATTGTCGTCCAAAGAGATTTATGCCTCCTTGATGAACCGCATCCGGCTTGATACCGATTCGCACCCTTAACTTATGGCTGTTTTGAAGGTTAAGCTGAGCCAGATCAACTGCTGAAATTTTCTCCATATCCAGCGTCGTCTTGTTTTTGTCCACTCGCCATGTCTTTAATAAACCATACTGTGTTGACCATTCAAACCACCACGCCGGGTTGAGCTTTCCACGCCGATCTCCAAAGTCACCAGGACATGTCCACATGCCAATTTCCACACCGTTAATCCATACAGAGATATCGGAAGGCCAATTATGATCATAGTTTGGCGCTTCAGAACATATTTCCATAGACAGTTCCAGCGATTCGATTACCGCTTCTGCCGGAATCTCCAGCGGCATCAAATATTCGACATATCCCTTTCGAAACCACATAATCTGCGCTCCGACATGCTTCGGATGATAAAAGCTTGCA
Above is a window of Paenibacillus sp. E222 DNA encoding:
- a CDS encoding transcriptional regulator; protein product: MLELSFDNPDELVTVTHALSTRSRVDILRLLISQNLNIVEIAEALKLPVSTVASNIKVLEAARLINTELLPASRGAMKVCSRNYDDIHIALNLEKAIPKGDIQVYEVDMPIGHYSDCEVSPTCGMANGEGMIIREDEPASFYHPKHVGAQIMWFRKGYVEYLMPLEIPAEAVIESLELSMEICSEAPNYDHNWPSDISVWINGVEIGMWTCPGDFGDRRGKLNPAWWFEWSTQYGLLKTWRVDKNKTTLDMEKISAVDLAQLNLQNSHKLRVRIGIKPDAVHQGGINLFGRQFGDYDQNIKMTVHYAIH